The following are encoded in a window of Tessaracoccus flavescens genomic DNA:
- the casB gene encoding type I-E CRISPR-associated protein Cse2/CasB: MSDEKMETKPWSETGRLVGAQVAKLQAGYTRSPRDEWSQRTLAQLRRADAAAPGADAALWQVTFDGLPESVRGVGDAPSIGEAAAHATLVMYAIHQQSKGEPMHRQGVGLGQAVRDLARARSADATPDPGVLSRFHALVRAQTRSARLSCLRALVGLMRAESIPLDYGRLASDLWLLETKKSDVVRLRWGRQLHLHKPTTEPTEATAVPEGENP; this comes from the coding sequence ATGAGTGACGAGAAGATGGAGACCAAGCCTTGGTCGGAGACGGGCAGGTTGGTGGGGGCGCAGGTTGCGAAGCTGCAGGCCGGCTACACGCGATCCCCTCGTGATGAGTGGTCCCAGCGCACGCTGGCGCAGCTTCGTAGGGCCGACGCGGCGGCTCCCGGCGCAGATGCTGCCCTGTGGCAGGTGACGTTCGACGGCTTGCCTGAATCCGTGCGGGGAGTCGGTGACGCCCCCAGCATCGGTGAGGCGGCCGCTCACGCCACGCTCGTGATGTACGCGATCCATCAACAGTCGAAGGGTGAACCGATGCACCGCCAAGGCGTTGGGCTGGGTCAGGCCGTGCGGGACCTGGCACGCGCACGATCCGCAGATGCGACGCCGGATCCGGGCGTACTGTCGCGGTTTCACGCCCTGGTCCGGGCACAGACCCGATCGGCTCGACTGTCATGCCTTCGGGCGCTGGTCGGGCTCATGCGTGCCGAGTCGATCCCTTTGGACTACGGCCGACTCGCCTCAGACCTCTGGCTGCTCGAGACCAAGAAGTCCGACGTCGTGCGTCTCCGCTGGGGGCGCCAACTCCACCTCCACAAGCCCACAACAGAGCCAACCGAAGCAACCGCAGTTCCCGAAGGAGAGAACCCGTGA